ATCTGGATTCAGGGGTACCCGCTTGGGTACGTGGACATGTGTGTATGCGCCTGCTTGTCGTGTGCAGATTGTAGgtgtgctcgtgtgtgtgtgtagctgtcTGCGTGTGCATGCCATGGAGGTCTGGCTCATGTGGGGGCATGTGGGTCTCTGTGCAGCTGGGGGGATGAGCGTGGTCTCCAGGGTGCTGGGGGGTGTGTGTCTGCACCTGTGCCCACCTGTTTCTCTCCGGTGTCCCTTCTGTGCCCATGATCCTCAGACTCTGCCCCTACTCCCACTATTCTTCTGTCTCCCTCCATCCCAGCCCCTGGGCCCCCTCCTACCTCTTGCCGCCCACCAACCCCGCTTCTTTGATGTAACAGAGACCCCGGAGTGCTTGCTGGCACAGAGGCCCTGGGACGGGGTGTGGAGAAGGGACGGGGGGCCTGCGCTGGAGCTTGACAGGGCTGCTCTGAGCCCTCACACTGATCTGTCACCCACTCTCGATGCTGCCTTTCAGGAACCAGGTGCAGATGGGTCTCTTCCTTCCTGCCCCCATCTCCCTCACTCCCTGCTCAGTGCGGCACTCTCCAGTTTCCTGTGGGAATCGTCTGAAGTTCTGAGCCCGGAAGCCAAGGAGGAAGACGAGGAGGGAGAGGAAGTCAAGCCCTGAGAACTCTTGCACCTTCCTAGCAGGAGACAAGGAGCAACCCTGCCGTGgggcccccagccccagccaggccTAGTGCCTGCTGTAGCACCCTAGAAGGCCCCCAGCAGTTGGCACTAGCTGTACCCACCTTGCCTGGGGCCCCCGTGCTGGGGGTTGCCCCCAAGATGGTGGCGGCCCCAGGGAGGACTGTACTGCCAGCCCCAGTCTCTGGCCGCTAGGCACCCCCTGCCTTGCCCCGGCCCCTCACTCCAAGGCCAGCGCCATGCTGCGCCTGGGGCTGTGGGCGGCGGCGCTGCTGTGCGTGTGCCGGCCGGGTGCCGTGAGTGCCGACTGCTGGCTCATTGAGGGCGACAAGGGCTACGTGTGGCTGGCCATCTGCAGCCAGAACCAGCCGCCCTACGAGACCATCCCGCAGCACATCAACAGCACCGTGCATGACCTGCGGCTCAACGAGAACAAGCTCAAAGCCGTGCTCTACTCCTCACTTAACCGCTTTGGGAACCTCACCGACCTCAACCTCACCAAGAACGAGATCTCCTACATCGAGGACGGTGCCTTCCTGGGCCAGTCGAGCCTGCAGGTCCTGCAGCTGGGCTACAACAAGCTTAGCAACCTGACGGAGGGCATGCTGCGCGGCATGAGTCGCCTGCAGTTCCTCTTTGTCCAGCACAACCTCATCGAGGTGGTGACGCCCACCGCCTTCTCCGAGTGCCCCAGTCTCATCAGCATCGACCTGTCCTCCAACCGCCTCAGCCGCCTGGACGGCGCCACCTTTGCCAGCCTCGCCAGCCTGATGGTGTGTGAGCTGGCCGGCAACCCCTTCAACTGTGAGTGCGACCTCTTCGGCTTCCTGGCCTGGCTCGTGGTCTTCAACAACGTCACCAAGAACTACGACCGCCTGCAGTGCGAGTCGCCGCGGGAGTTTGCCGGCTACCCGCTGCTGGTGCCCCGGCCCTACCACAGCCTCAACGCCATCACCGTGCTCCAGGCCAAGTGCCGGAACGGCTCACTGCCCGCCCGGCCTGTGAGCCACCCTACGCCCTACTCCACCGACGCCCAGAGGGAGCCGGACGAGAACTCGGGCTTCAACCCCGATGAGATCCTTTCGGTGGAGCCACCAGCCTCGTCCACCACGGATGCGTCGGCAGGGCCCGCCATCAAGCTGCACCACGTCACGTTCACCTCGGCCACCCTGGTGGTCATCATCCCACACCCCTACAGCAAGATGTACGTCCTGGTGCAGTACAACAACAGCTACTTCTCCGACGTCATGACCCTCAAGAACAAGAAGGAGATCGTGACGCTGGACAAACTGCGGGCGCACACGGAGTACACCTTCTGCGTGACCTCGCTGCGCAACAGCCGCCGCTTCAACCACACCTGCCTGACCTTCACCACGCGGGACCCCGTCCCCGGAGACTTAGCGCCCAGCACCTCCACCACGACCCACTACATCATGACCATCCTGGGCTGCCTCTTCGGCATGGTGATCGTGCTGGGAGCCGTGTACTACTGCCTGCGCAAGCGGCGCATGCAGGAGGAGAAGCAGAAGTCCGTCAATGTCAAGAAGACCATCCTGGAGATGCGCTATGGAGCTGATGTGGATGCTGGCTCCATTGTGCATGCCGCCCAGAAGCTGGGTGAGCCTCCCGTGCTGCCTGTGTCTCGCATGGCCTCCATCCCTTCCATGATCGGGGAGAAGCTGCCCACCGCCAAGGGGTTGGAGGCTGGGCTGGACACGCCCAAGGTGGCCACCAAAGGCAACTATA
This is a stretch of genomic DNA from Papio anubis isolate 15944 chromosome 16, Panubis1.0, whole genome shotgun sequence. It encodes these proteins:
- the ELFN2 gene encoding protein phosphatase 1 regulatory subunit 29, whose protein sequence is MLRLGLWAAALLCVCRPGAVSADCWLIEGDKGYVWLAICSQNQPPYETIPQHINSTVHDLRLNENKLKAVLYSSLNRFGNLTDLNLTKNEISYIEDGAFLGQSSLQVLQLGYNKLSNLTEGMLRGMSRLQFLFVQHNLIEVVTPTAFSECPSLISIDLSSNRLSRLDGATFASLASLMVCELAGNPFNCECDLFGFLAWLVVFNNVTKNYDRLQCESPREFAGYPLLVPRPYHSLNAITVLQAKCRNGSLPARPVSHPTPYSTDAQREPDENSGFNPDEILSVEPPASSTTDASAGPAIKLHHVTFTSATLVVIIPHPYSKMYVLVQYNNSYFSDVMTLKNKKEIVTLDKLRAHTEYTFCVTSLRNSRRFNHTCLTFTTRDPVPGDLAPSTSTTTHYIMTILGCLFGMVIVLGAVYYCLRKRRMQEEKQKSVNVKKTILEMRYGADVDAGSIVHAAQKLGEPPVLPVSRMASIPSMIGEKLPTAKGLEAGLDTPKVATKGNYIEVRTGAGGDGLARPEDDLPDLENGQGSAAEISTIAKEVDKVNQIINNCIDALKLDSASFLGGGSGSGDPELAFECQSLPAAAAASSATAPGALERPSFLSPPYKESSHHPLQRQLSADAAVTRKTCSVSSSGSIKSAKVFSLDVPDHPAATGLAKGDSKYIEKGSPLNSPLDRLPLVPAGSGGGSGGGGGIHHLEVKPAYHCSEHRHSFPALYYEEGADSLSQRVSFLKPLTRSKRDSTYSQLSPRHYYSGYSSSPEYSSESTHKIWERFRPYKKHHREEVYMAAGHALRKKVQFAKDEDLHDILDYWKGVSAQQKL